A single Lentimicrobium sp. L6 DNA region contains:
- a CDS encoding type B 50S ribosomal protein L31 has translation MRKDIHPKEYRFVVFKDMSNGYAFLTKSAAKTKETIEFEDGKEYPLIKLDISNQSHPFYTGKMKLVDSAGRIDKFKNKYKKHLK, from the coding sequence ATGAGAAAAGATATCCATCCAAAGGAATACAGATTTGTAGTATTTAAAGATATGTCAAACGGTTATGCATTTTTAACTAAATCTGCTGCCAAAACTAAAGAAACTATTGAGTTCGAAGATGGAAAAGAATATCCATTGATTAAGCTTGATATTTCAAACCAGTCTCACCCATTTTACACTGGTAAGATGAAGTTAGTGGATTCAGCTGGTCGTATCGATAAGTTCAAAAATAAATACAAGAAACACCTTAAGTAA
- a CDS encoding GlmU family protein codes for MNYILFDDSSRNNLLPLTLVRPIADIRIGILTIREKWEKYLGEKTSTITESYLAKKFPIKEGKQNILINGSVCPTPEMVKAVKNLKINETLNTEDYIIAMNVGEDISGEPNFDAEYSHDFNEEHIKLMYTYDVFSNNDKAIRDDFILLTKGRKSAKLSDSNNVIGLENIFVEEGATVEFATLNANTGPIYIGKDSEIMENSVIRGPFALCENAVVKMAAKIYGATTVGPYSKVGGELNNTVIFAHSNKAHDGFLGNSVIAEWCNLGSDTNTSNLKNTYEPVRLWNYPQSSFVSTGLTFCGLIMGDHSKCGINTMFNTGTVVGVNCNIFGSGFQRNYIPSFRWGGTGRQSNYQIDKAFEVAKIVYGRRGKEFDQMEQDLLQSVFDLTIGNKSY; via the coding sequence ATGAATTATATCCTATTTGACGATTCGTCCAGAAACAATCTTTTGCCTCTAACACTCGTTAGGCCGATTGCTGATATTCGAATAGGTATTTTAACCATCAGAGAGAAATGGGAGAAATATTTGGGAGAAAAAACATCAACCATAACAGAATCTTATTTGGCAAAGAAATTTCCTATTAAAGAAGGAAAACAAAATATACTTATCAATGGTTCAGTATGTCCAACTCCTGAAATGGTAAAGGCAGTTAAAAACCTGAAGATAAATGAGACCTTAAATACTGAAGATTATATTATTGCCATGAATGTAGGCGAAGATATTAGTGGTGAGCCTAATTTTGATGCTGAATACAGTCATGATTTTAATGAAGAGCATATCAAGTTAATGTATACTTATGATGTCTTTTCTAATAATGACAAGGCTATTCGTGATGATTTCATTCTTCTTACAAAAGGGAGGAAATCTGCGAAACTAAGCGATAGTAATAATGTAATTGGGCTGGAGAATATATTTGTAGAAGAAGGTGCCACTGTTGAATTTGCGACTCTAAATGCAAATACAGGGCCAATATATATCGGTAAGGATTCTGAGATCATGGAAAATAGCGTTATTCGTGGTCCTTTTGCATTATGTGAAAATGCAGTTGTGAAAATGGCAGCCAAAATATATGGAGCTACTACTGTTGGTCCCTATTCTAAAGTTGGGGGTGAATTAAATAATACTGTGATTTTTGCTCATAGTAATAAAGCGCATGATGGTTTTCTTGGAAACAGTGTAATCGCAGAATGGTGTAATTTGGGTAGTGATACTAATACCTCTAATCTTAAAAATACATACGAACCTGTAAGATTGTGGAATTACCCTCAGTCAAGCTTTGTGAGTACAGGATTAACTTTCTGTGGTTTAATAATGGGTGACCATTCTAAATGTGGTATCAATACCATGTTTAATACAGGAACTGTGGTTGGAGTGAATTGCAATATTTTTGGCTCTGGATTCCAAAGAAATTATATTCCTTCTTTTAGATGGGGTGGAACAGGAAGACAAAGCAATTATCAAATAGATAAAGCATTTGAAGTTGCGAAAATTGTTTATGGCCGAAGAGGTAAAGAATTTGACCAAATGGAGCAAGATTTATTACAATCGGTATTTGATTTAACTATTGGAAATAAGTCCTATTAA
- the lon gene encoding endopeptidase La yields MKEKMTNLLYLSDLMDHDAEYIPLLSSEDEDLMNNEDLPDALPVLSLRNTVLFPGVVIPITVGRDKSIKLIKEAYNNGNKTIAVASQRDVAIEDPEIGDLYNVGTTALILKLLNMPDGTTTAIIQGKRRVELKEVVQTEPYLVARIKNRAEVLAEKNDNFTALLDSLKELSVQIIKQSPNLPSDAAFALKNIESPNFLVNFICSNLNADVNDKQKLLEVDSITERAQGVLKNLHKELQMLELKNQIQSKVKKDLDKQQRDYMLNQQLRTIQEELGDVPSETEIEELKKKAKSKKWNKEVKKTFDEELKKLRRMNPQAAEFSIQLNYLDTLVSLPWGEYTEDNLDLKNAQKVLDDDHYGLEKVKERIIEYLAVIKLKKDLKSPIICLLGPPGVGKTSLGKSVARALGRKYIRMSLGGLRDESELRGHRKTYIGALPGRIIKNLKKANSSNPVFVLDEIDKVSGNNYSGDPQAALLEILDPEQNTAFHDNYLEVDYDLSRIMFIATANNISTIHPALRDRMEIIDLSGYLKEEKIEIAKRHLLPKQLREHGVKKSQLTFSKAILEQIVEDYTREAGVRTLDKNLAKIIRNRVKAIVMEEAYNIKVDKEDVVNIMGTPRFRRDRDLNNDIAGVVTGLAWTSVGGEILFIETSLSKGKGSFSLTGNLGDVMKESATIAFQYIKSHAADFGIDEDVFTKYNVHIHIPEGATPKDGPSAGVTMLTALVSLFTQRKVKSKIAMTGEITLRGKVLPVGGIKEKILAAKNAKVTEILLSSENKKDIDEINEKYIKGLSFKFFDSLVDLVQYALTETKVVNAIKFEK; encoded by the coding sequence ATGAAAGAAAAAATGACAAATCTATTATACTTGTCCGACTTAATGGACCACGATGCAGAATATATTCCTCTTTTATCTAGCGAAGATGAGGATCTTATGAATAATGAAGATTTACCTGATGCCTTACCCGTTTTGTCTTTAAGAAATACGGTGCTATTTCCAGGTGTGGTCATTCCTATTACAGTAGGCAGAGATAAATCTATAAAGTTGATAAAAGAAGCCTATAATAATGGAAATAAAACCATAGCTGTAGCTTCTCAGAGAGATGTAGCGATAGAGGATCCTGAAATTGGAGATCTTTATAACGTTGGGACTACCGCTCTAATTCTTAAACTGTTGAATATGCCTGATGGTACTACCACAGCAATTATTCAGGGTAAGAGAAGGGTTGAGTTGAAAGAAGTGGTTCAAACAGAACCATACTTGGTTGCTCGAATAAAGAATAGAGCCGAAGTTTTGGCTGAGAAGAATGATAATTTTACAGCATTGCTCGACTCTTTAAAAGAGCTTTCTGTTCAAATTATTAAGCAATCACCCAATTTACCTTCTGATGCAGCCTTCGCTTTGAAGAATATTGAAAGTCCGAACTTCTTAGTGAACTTTATCTGTAGTAATTTGAATGCTGATGTTAACGACAAACAAAAATTGTTAGAGGTAGATTCTATTACTGAAAGAGCACAAGGCGTATTGAAAAATTTGCATAAGGAGTTGCAAATGTTGGAGCTTAAAAATCAAATTCAAAGCAAAGTAAAAAAGGATCTCGATAAACAGCAGCGTGATTATATGCTTAATCAACAATTGAGAACCATTCAAGAAGAATTAGGAGACGTTCCAAGTGAAACTGAAATAGAGGAGCTTAAAAAGAAAGCGAAGAGTAAAAAGTGGAATAAAGAAGTTAAGAAGACATTTGACGAGGAGTTGAAGAAATTAAGAAGGATGAATCCTCAAGCTGCTGAGTTTTCTATACAACTCAATTATCTCGATACACTTGTAAGTCTTCCTTGGGGAGAATATACCGAGGATAATCTAGATCTTAAAAATGCTCAAAAGGTTTTAGATGATGACCATTATGGCTTGGAGAAAGTAAAAGAGAGAATTATTGAGTATCTAGCAGTTATAAAGCTGAAAAAGGATTTGAAATCTCCTATTATATGTCTTTTAGGCCCTCCCGGTGTTGGGAAAACCTCACTAGGTAAGTCAGTTGCTAGAGCTTTAGGTAGAAAGTATATAAGAATGTCCCTGGGTGGTTTACGTGATGAATCTGAATTGCGTGGACATAGAAAAACCTATATCGGAGCTTTGCCAGGTAGAATTATTAAAAATTTAAAGAAAGCTAATTCCTCTAACCCCGTATTTGTTTTAGACGAAATAGATAAGGTGAGTGGGAATAATTATAGTGGCGATCCTCAAGCTGCTTTATTGGAAATATTAGACCCAGAGCAAAATACAGCCTTTCACGATAATTATTTAGAAGTAGATTATGATTTATCTAGAATCATGTTTATTGCAACAGCTAATAATATAAGTACCATTCATCCTGCCTTAAGAGATAGGATGGAAATTATCGATTTAAGCGGTTACTTGAAAGAAGAAAAAATAGAGATTGCCAAGCGTCATTTATTACCTAAACAATTAAGAGAACATGGTGTTAAGAAATCCCAACTTACTTTCTCTAAAGCCATATTGGAGCAGATAGTAGAGGATTATACTCGCGAAGCTGGTGTAAGAACTTTAGATAAAAATCTGGCTAAGATTATTCGTAATAGGGTAAAAGCTATTGTGATGGAGGAGGCCTATAATATAAAGGTGGATAAAGAGGATGTTGTAAATATTATGGGAACACCACGATTTCGTCGAGATAGAGATCTAAATAATGATATTGCTGGCGTAGTGACTGGATTAGCTTGGACAAGCGTTGGGGGAGAAATTCTGTTTATTGAAACCAGCCTCAGTAAAGGAAAAGGAAGTTTTAGCTTAACCGGAAACTTAGGTGATGTGATGAAGGAGTCAGCTACTATAGCTTTCCAATATATTAAATCACATGCAGCTGATTTTGGTATTGATGAGGATGTGTTTACTAAATATAATGTGCATATTCATATTCCGGAAGGAGCTACTCCTAAAGATGGCCCTTCAGCTGGTGTTACTATGTTAACTGCTTTAGTGAGCTTATTTACTCAAAGGAAAGTAAAATCTAAGATTGCTATGACTGGTGAGATTACACTTAGAGGTAAGGTTCTTCCAGTTGGAGGTATAAAAGAGAAAATTCTAGCGGCCAAAAATGCTAAGGTTACTGAGATTTTGCTTTCTAGCGAAAACAAGAAAGATATTGATGAAATCAATGAGAAATATATCAAAGGTTTAAGTTTTAAGTTCTTCGATAGTTTAGTAGATTTGGTTCAATATGCTTTAACAGAAACTAAAGTAGTAAACGCTATTAAGTTTGAAAAATAA
- a CDS encoding ComEC/Rec2 family competence protein — MKFWNDYPLLRILLPLIIGILLAFYYPNIILPFWSLFILTTILLFWAFRPLSLRKFSIRIIGGIVISLLFLLIGNQLTEVKTEKYNHLHYSNHDSVSHLIIRINSPLTEKRKSFKATGLVIGGFQENDTNAIKLQGKILIYFEKVNFIKMDYGDEILIAADKLQAIRNLGNPNEFDFTSYLKKQNIHHHVFLTKTDWITTNHQSPNLIKLWSLNTRNHLLKLLENMELGDSEFGVASALLLGYDEYLDPDLRQKYAGSGAMHILCVSGLHVGIIFMIFNVLFAPLRKTKYGSYLNSLLIITLIWLYALITGLSPSVFRSTTMFSFIIIGSLINRKTSTYNSLAASAVVLLINDPFLIFQIGFQLSYLAVLAILFIQPPLSKLYYFKNGFLTKTKDLIAVSIAAQIGTFPLAIYYFHQFPNYFILTNLIVIPLSFAILLSGFATIFIHALPFLKSILGLLSQKILYWLLFILNSSIGFINQMPYAVSRNLYFTFWDTLLVYFLILFLILALMYKKAKILIVFLSIAIILMVSNAYLRMEDYEKEFFIIYHVPKASLVEWSTSNKSQVIMDTSLFNSQNYERYLYESQLYRRIDHTEYLTFDSIYSSSCINFDGRLIFILDKSLQIPENAIHLNYLYLRNNPKISLHQLSNKLSFDTIIMDGSNKYWNVHKWKMECDSLRIPYFDTKEKGAFMIENSF; from the coding sequence ATGAAATTTTGGAATGATTATCCTCTTCTAAGAATACTCCTACCTTTAATAATTGGCATCCTTTTGGCTTTTTATTATCCCAATATTATATTGCCATTTTGGAGCCTTTTTATTCTAACTACCATCCTCCTATTCTGGGCATTCCGACCATTATCTTTAAGGAAATTCTCCATAAGAATTATTGGAGGAATCGTTATAAGCTTACTTTTTCTATTGATTGGAAATCAGCTCACAGAAGTAAAAACAGAAAAATACAATCATCTACATTATTCCAATCATGACAGTGTTAGTCATTTAATCATTAGGATAAATAGTCCGCTCACCGAAAAAAGAAAATCATTTAAAGCCACCGGACTAGTAATTGGTGGATTTCAAGAAAATGATACCAATGCTATTAAGTTACAGGGCAAAATCTTGATTTATTTTGAGAAAGTCAATTTTATCAAAATGGATTATGGAGATGAAATACTCATCGCAGCAGATAAATTACAAGCCATTAGAAATCTTGGAAACCCTAATGAGTTTGACTTTACTTCTTACCTCAAAAAGCAAAACATTCACCATCATGTATTTTTAACTAAAACAGATTGGATTACGACTAATCATCAGTCTCCAAACTTGATTAAACTATGGAGTTTAAATACTAGAAATCATTTATTAAAGCTTCTTGAAAATATGGAACTGGGAGATTCTGAATTCGGAGTAGCTTCTGCTCTATTATTAGGCTATGACGAATATTTAGATCCCGATTTAAGACAAAAGTATGCAGGTTCAGGCGCTATGCACATACTTTGTGTTAGTGGCTTACATGTCGGAATTATTTTTATGATTTTTAACGTATTATTTGCTCCATTAAGAAAAACAAAATATGGTTCCTATCTCAACTCACTCCTCATCATTACTCTCATTTGGCTTTATGCATTAATTACCGGACTTTCTCCTTCAGTATTCAGATCAACCACCATGTTTTCATTTATTATAATCGGTAGTTTAATAAATAGAAAAACTAGCACTTATAATAGTTTAGCAGCCTCAGCAGTGGTTCTATTGATTAATGATCCATTTCTAATCTTCCAAATTGGATTTCAATTGTCTTATTTAGCAGTATTGGCCATATTGTTTATTCAGCCCCCTCTTTCCAAACTATACTATTTTAAAAATGGATTTCTGACCAAAACAAAAGACTTGATCGCTGTATCCATAGCAGCTCAGATAGGAACTTTTCCACTCGCCATTTACTATTTCCACCAATTCCCAAACTATTTCATACTCACCAACCTCATTGTTATTCCTCTTAGTTTCGCCATACTTCTAAGTGGTTTCGCAACCATTTTCATTCACGCCCTACCCTTTTTAAAGTCTATTCTGGGACTTCTCTCACAAAAAATCCTGTATTGGCTATTATTTATTCTAAACAGCTCTATTGGTTTTATTAATCAGATGCCTTATGCAGTGAGTAGGAACTTATATTTTACTTTCTGGGATACCTTATTAGTCTATTTTCTTATCCTCTTTCTTATTCTAGCTCTCATGTATAAAAAAGCTAAAATTTTGATTGTATTCCTTTCTATTGCCATTATTTTAATGGTTTCTAATGCCTATTTAAGGATGGAAGATTATGAAAAAGAATTTTTTATTATCTATCACGTTCCAAAGGCGTCTTTAGTAGAATGGTCAACAAGCAATAAGAGCCAAGTGATTATGGATACTTCTTTATTCAATAGCCAGAATTATGAGAGATATTTATACGAGAGTCAACTCTATAGAAGAATAGATCATACCGAATATCTAACTTTTGATAGCATTTATTCTTCTTCTTGTATTAATTTTGATGGGAGGCTTATTTTTATTCTGGATAAAAGTCTTCAAATTCCAGAAAATGCAATACACTTGAATTATCTATATCTAAGAAACAATCCTAAAATCAGCCTACACCAATTGAGCAATAAATTAAGTTTTGACACCATTATTATGGATGGGAGCAATAAATATTGGAATGTACACAAGTGGAAAATGGAATGTGATAGTTTAAGAATCCCCTATTTTGATACAAAAGAAAAAGGAGCTTTCATGATTGAAAACTCCTTTTAA
- a CDS encoding gamma-glutamyl-gamma-aminobutyrate hydrolase family protein: MTRKSVFQLSLLLFIAFVLNACQNNERELTIAISKAKPDKWYGNYPQWVHKADSKVKIINMYELGLDSALQVLDYCDGLIISGGADVYPGWYGKLADTANCGAFDRYRDTLEIELIRKAMALKMPLVGICRGQQILNVSLGGSLIIDIPTDHDTVIKHRLVDWENCFHQIQLTKGSLLSKLSSQSEGKVNSNHHQAIDQLADDLKISSIARDGIIESVEWRNPKDKGFMIAVQWHPERLDTVNPELSLPIIREMLFQAEQYHTYK, encoded by the coding sequence ATGACTAGAAAATCAGTATTTCAGCTGTCTTTATTATTATTTATTGCATTTGTATTAAATGCTTGTCAAAATAATGAACGAGAACTTACTATTGCTATATCAAAAGCAAAACCTGACAAATGGTATGGTAATTATCCACAATGGGTGCATAAAGCCGATTCCAAGGTTAAAATCATCAATATGTATGAGCTGGGTCTGGATTCAGCACTTCAAGTATTAGATTATTGTGATGGTTTAATTATTTCTGGTGGAGCAGATGTATATCCTGGTTGGTATGGTAAGTTAGCCGATACAGCAAACTGTGGCGCGTTTGATAGATATAGAGACACCTTAGAAATTGAATTGATTAGAAAAGCTATGGCATTAAAAATGCCTTTAGTGGGAATTTGCAGAGGTCAACAAATTCTAAATGTAAGCCTCGGAGGAAGTCTGATTATAGATATTCCCACCGACCACGATACTGTTATAAAACACAGACTAGTTGACTGGGAAAACTGTTTTCACCAAATTCAACTGACAAAAGGAAGCTTATTGAGTAAATTAAGCTCACAGAGCGAGGGCAAAGTAAATAGCAACCACCACCAAGCCATAGACCAACTAGCTGATGACTTAAAAATCAGCTCTATTGCAAGAGACGGTATTATAGAATCTGTAGAGTGGAGGAATCCAAAAGACAAAGGATTTATGATAGCTGTGCAATGGCATCCAGAAAGACTTGATACTGTAAACCCAGAACTATCATTACCTATTATAAGAGAGATGCTATTTCAGGCCGAGCAGTACCATACTTATAAATAA
- a CDS encoding thioesterase family protein, with product MKLEFSTQVRVRYVDCDQSGFVYNGNYATFYEVGRAESFRQLGHTYKQMEDDGIVMPLINQYSRFYKPAFYDNVLTIITRIPEIPKARIRFEYSIYNEENELINEGYNELIFLSKEKGRPMRAPEWFIALLTNSLSS from the coding sequence ATGAAATTAGAATTTTCAACTCAAGTAAGGGTAAGATATGTAGATTGCGATCAATCAGGATTTGTTTATAATGGAAATTATGCCACATTTTACGAAGTGGGTCGTGCAGAATCTTTTCGTCAATTGGGTCATACCTATAAACAAATGGAAGATGATGGGATTGTCATGCCGCTCATTAACCAATATAGTCGTTTCTATAAGCCCGCTTTCTACGACAACGTATTAACTATTATAACTCGCATACCCGAAATCCCTAAAGCTAGAATCCGGTTTGAATACTCCATATATAACGAGGAAAACGAACTCATTAACGAAGGTTATAATGAATTGATTTTCTTGAGCAAAGAAAAAGGAAGACCGATGCGAGCGCCAGAATGGTTCATTGCACTTTTAACAAACTCCCTTAGCTCATAA
- a CDS encoding glycosyltransferase, producing the protein MQNSDLHLHIISFDIPYPADYGGVIDVFYKIKSLHELGLKIHLHAYEYGRKHSEELNKFCETVSYYQRQNVLIQLFKSKPYIVASRESEDLIKALQQDDYPILFEGLHTCGILSDIRLSSRLKLVRTHNVEHQYYHHLSLASKQFLQKFYYQQEAKKLEKFESQLTHADVILPISQSDEQYFSSRFSNVSFVPAFHPGFGITSLVGKGSYLVYHGNLSVEENEKAATFLIDEVFSKVKYPCVITGKNPSLELENKAAHYKNIKIIANPATEEMDRLIKEAQINILPTFQDTGIKLKLLKSISEGRFCIANTLMVKNTGLEDLCFVEDEPLSMVSLVKSLMRTDFKPSHVDERKLVWDKLFSNGGSAQLIIDTINKK; encoded by the coding sequence ATGCAAAATTCAGATCTCCATCTTCATATCATTTCTTTTGATATTCCTTATCCTGCAGATTATGGTGGAGTGATTGATGTTTTCTATAAGATTAAGTCTTTGCACGAATTGGGACTTAAAATCCATTTACATGCCTATGAATATGGTAGGAAACATAGTGAAGAATTGAATAAGTTTTGTGAAACGGTTTCTTATTATCAGAGGCAAAATGTATTGATTCAATTGTTTAAGAGTAAGCCATATATTGTTGCTTCTAGAGAGTCTGAAGATTTGATAAAGGCATTACAACAAGATGATTATCCTATTTTATTTGAAGGTTTACATACCTGCGGAATTTTGTCTGATATTAGACTAAGTTCCCGATTGAAATTGGTTAGAACTCATAATGTAGAGCATCAATATTACCATCACCTTTCATTGGCCTCCAAGCAATTTCTACAAAAGTTTTATTATCAGCAAGAAGCAAAGAAGCTCGAGAAATTTGAATCTCAATTAACCCATGCAGATGTAATTTTGCCTATTTCCCAGAGTGATGAACAATATTTCTCAAGTAGGTTCTCCAATGTGAGTTTTGTGCCTGCTTTTCATCCTGGTTTTGGAATTACAAGTTTAGTTGGTAAAGGGAGTTATTTGGTTTATCATGGGAATTTATCAGTAGAAGAAAATGAGAAAGCTGCTACTTTTTTAATTGATGAGGTTTTTTCAAAAGTAAAATACCCTTGTGTAATAACAGGTAAAAATCCTAGTTTAGAGCTTGAGAATAAAGCGGCCCATTATAAAAATATAAAAATTATAGCGAACCCCGCTACTGAGGAAATGGATAGATTGATAAAGGAAGCACAAATCAATATTTTACCTACTTTTCAAGATACAGGAATCAAATTAAAGCTATTGAAATCAATATCTGAAGGGCGATTTTGTATTGCTAACACTTTGATGGTAAAGAATACTGGTTTGGAAGATTTATGTTTTGTAGAAGATGAACCTTTATCAATGGTTTCATTAGTAAAATCATTAATGCGTACTGATTTTAAGCCCAGTCATGTGGATGAACGTAAGTTAGTATGGGATAAATTGTTCTCTAATGGTGGAAGTGCACAATTGATTATTGACACAATTAACAAAAAATAG
- a CDS encoding carboxyl transferase domain-containing protein, giving the protein MYRIKSKINTQSDSFQNNKKQFEGLLNEYRDKLKMVQDGSSAKAIEKHKSRGKLLARERINLLVDTNTPFLELSTLAAYGSYDNQFPSAGIITGIGVIQGKDCIIIANDATVKGGTYIKETIRKHIRAQEIAMENHLACIYMVDSGGVFLPEQAKVFPDRFDFGRFFYNQARMSAAGIPQISIVMGSCTAGGAYVPAMSDETIIVKEQGTIFIGGPPLVKAATGEEVSAEELGGADVHTSISGTADHFAEDDRHAISICRNIFESIEYHDKQNLETKEIEEPFYDPQELYGLAPVDLKKPIDVREIIARIVDGSRFQEFKERYAPTIVTGFAKIMGYPVGIIGNNGVLFSETALKGAHFVELCTARKIPIIFLQNITGFIVGKEYERKGIARDGAKFVHAVANANVPKFTVVFGGSFGAGNYAMAGRAYDPRLLLMWPNSKISVMGGEQASDVLIQVKMDQLKARGQEMAQEDIDQLKKSILEKYEYEGSAYYSTSRLWDDGIIDPVDTRKVLALGIAMTLNKKWEDTKNGIFRM; this is encoded by the coding sequence GTGTATCGAATAAAATCCAAAATAAACACCCAGTCTGATTCTTTTCAGAACAATAAAAAGCAATTCGAAGGATTACTAAACGAATATCGTGATAAGTTAAAAATGGTTCAAGATGGATCTAGTGCTAAAGCGATTGAGAAGCACAAGTCGAGGGGGAAACTTCTGGCTCGTGAACGCATTAATTTACTTGTGGATACCAATACACCTTTTCTAGAGCTTTCTACATTAGCAGCTTATGGTAGTTATGATAACCAGTTTCCTTCTGCAGGAATCATCACTGGGATCGGAGTAATTCAAGGCAAAGATTGTATCATTATAGCCAACGATGCCACAGTAAAGGGAGGAACCTACATTAAAGAGACTATCAGAAAGCATATTAGAGCACAAGAAATAGCCATGGAAAACCATTTGGCCTGCATTTATATGGTAGATAGCGGTGGTGTTTTTTTACCTGAGCAAGCCAAAGTATTTCCCGATCGCTTTGATTTCGGAAGGTTCTTTTATAATCAAGCTCGAATGTCGGCTGCTGGGATTCCTCAAATATCTATCGTCATGGGTTCATGTACCGCTGGAGGAGCTTATGTTCCTGCTATGAGCGATGAAACCATCATTGTTAAGGAGCAAGGTACCATATTTATTGGTGGACCACCATTAGTAAAAGCAGCAACTGGAGAAGAAGTGAGTGCAGAAGAACTGGGAGGAGCGGATGTTCATACCAGCATTTCAGGTACTGCAGATCATTTTGCGGAAGATGATCGACATGCCATTTCCATTTGTAGAAATATATTTGAGAGTATTGAATATCACGACAAACAAAACCTAGAAACCAAAGAAATAGAGGAACCTTTTTACGATCCTCAAGAGTTATACGGATTAGCTCCCGTTGATTTAAAGAAACCCATAGATGTACGAGAAATTATAGCAAGAATAGTTGATGGGAGTCGTTTTCAGGAATTTAAAGAGCGTTATGCTCCTACTATTGTAACTGGTTTTGCGAAAATCATGGGCTATCCCGTTGGAATTATTGGTAATAATGGAGTTCTATTTTCAGAAACGGCTTTAAAAGGAGCCCATTTTGTAGAGCTATGTACAGCCAGAAAGATTCCTATTATTTTCCTTCAAAATATTACAGGTTTTATAGTGGGCAAAGAATACGAGAGAAAAGGGATTGCAAGAGATGGAGCTAAATTTGTTCATGCTGTAGCCAATGCCAATGTGCCTAAATTTACGGTAGTATTCGGTGGCTCATTTGGTGCTGGAAATTATGCTATGGCTGGCAGAGCTTATGACCCAAGACTATTATTGATGTGGCCCAATAGCAAGATTTCTGTTATGGGAGGAGAGCAAGCTTCTGATGTATTGATTCAAGTAAAAATGGATCAACTAAAAGCTCGAGGACAAGAAATGGCCCAAGAAGATATTGATCAACTAAAGAAATCTATTCTGGAAAAATACGAATATGAAGGTTCTGCTTATTATTCCACATCACGCCTTTGGGATGATGGAATTATAGATCCAGTAGATACTCGAAAAGTTTTAGCATTGGGGATAGCTATGACTTTAAATAAGAAATGGGAAGATACCAAAAATGGAATTTTCAGAATGTAG